A section of the Clostridia bacterium genome encodes:
- the lysS gene encoding lysine--tRNA ligase, whose translation MAESEVTRARREKLRALRALGIDPFGSRYETTAHAQDIHERYAEMEGREVRVAGRLMALRVHGKAAFADLQDRTGRVQLYMRADVTDGFDTLLPLLDLGDIVGARGAVMRTRRGEDSVEVRELTLLTKSLRPLPEKWHGLKDVDRRYRQRYLDLIVNPGVRSTFIARSRIIREMRAFLDERGFIEVETPVLTPLAGGAHARPFVTHHNALDMPLYLRIAVELYLKRLIVGGLERVYEIGRVFRNEGVSTRHNPEFTMMECYQAFADYEDIMELTESMVARIAERVTGSPRVRYGDVEIDFTPPWRRLSMIDALERKGVRLADMPDDESARRLARSLGVHVDGNATRGKVIDELVSELVQPELVQPTFLLDHPTEISPLAMRKRDNPELTYRFEAIVNGMELGNAFTELNDPDDQRERFERQMEDRRKGDLESPELDEDFLRALEYGMPPTGGLGIGVDRLVMLLTNSPSIRDVILFPLMRPLPQENEDEADEEEAEEEV comes from the coding sequence GTGGCCGAGAGCGAAGTGACCCGCGCGCGCCGTGAAAAGCTCCGGGCGCTGCGCGCGCTCGGCATCGACCCGTTCGGGTCACGTTACGAGACGACGGCCCACGCCCAGGACATCCACGAGCGCTACGCCGAGATGGAAGGCCGCGAGGTGCGCGTCGCGGGCCGTCTGATGGCGCTTCGCGTCCACGGGAAGGCCGCGTTCGCGGACCTGCAGGACCGCACCGGCCGCGTCCAGCTCTATATGCGGGCCGACGTCACGGACGGCTTCGACACGCTCCTCCCGCTGCTCGATCTCGGCGACATCGTCGGCGCCCGTGGCGCCGTGATGCGGACCCGGCGCGGCGAGGACAGCGTCGAAGTCCGCGAGCTCACGCTTCTCACGAAGTCGCTGCGGCCGCTCCCCGAAAAATGGCACGGTCTGAAGGACGTCGACCGCCGCTACCGGCAGCGTTACCTCGACCTGATCGTCAATCCCGGCGTGCGGTCGACGTTCATCGCGCGCTCGCGCATCATCCGGGAGATGCGCGCGTTCCTGGACGAGCGCGGCTTCATCGAGGTGGAGACGCCGGTGCTCACGCCCCTCGCCGGCGGCGCCCACGCGCGCCCGTTCGTCACGCACCACAACGCCCTGGACATGCCGCTCTACCTTCGAATCGCGGTCGAGCTCTACCTAAAGCGCCTGATCGTCGGCGGGCTGGAGCGCGTGTACGAGATCGGCCGCGTCTTCCGCAACGAGGGCGTGTCCACGCGCCACAACCCCGAGTTCACCATGATGGAGTGCTACCAGGCGTTCGCCGACTACGAGGACATCATGGAGCTCACCGAGTCCATGGTGGCGCGGATTGCCGAGCGCGTCACCGGCTCCCCGCGCGTCCGCTACGGCGACGTCGAAATCGACTTCACCCCGCCGTGGCGGCGCCTCTCGATGATCGACGCGCTGGAGCGGAAAGGCGTCCGCCTCGCCGACATGCCGGATGACGAATCCGCCCGCCGCCTCGCGCGCTCCCTTGGCGTGCACGTCGACGGGAACGCCACGCGCGGCAAGGTCATCGACGAGCTGGTGAGCGAGCTCGTCCAGCCGGAACTGGTCCAGCCGACGTTCCTTCTGGATCATCCCACGGAGATCTCGCCGCTCGCCATGCGCAAGCGGGACAACCCGGAGCTGACCTATCGCTTCGAGGCCATCGTCAACGGGATGGAGCTCGGCAACGCCTTCACGGAGCTCAACGACCCCGATGACCAGCGCGAGCGCTTCGAGCGGCAGATGGAAGACCGGCGCAAGGGCGACCTCGAATCGCCGGAGCTCGACGAGGACTTCCTCAGGGCGCTGGAATACGGCATGCCGCCCACCGGCGGGCTGGGCATCGGCGTCGACCGGCTTGTGATGCTGCTCACCAACTCGCCGTCCATCCGCGACGTCATCTTGTTTCCGCTCATGCGGCCTCTTCCGCAAGAGAACGAAGACGAGGCCGACGAAGAAGAAGCAGAAGAGGAAGTCTGA
- the greA gene encoding transcription elongation factor GreA, whose amino-acid sequence MSDQEQELLLTAEGLKKLEEELEHLKSVRRREVAERIKVARDFGDLSENSEYEEAKNEQAFVEGRIMTLEKLLRNARIVAEDEVNPSEVNLGSRVRLRDVETGEEMEYTIVGSNEADPAQLRISYQSPVGQAVFGHRAGDVVEVRLPGGVARYEILKVER is encoded by the coding sequence ATGTCGGATCAGGAACAGGAACTGCTGCTCACCGCGGAAGGCCTGAAGAAGCTCGAAGAAGAGCTCGAGCATCTGAAGTCCGTGCGTCGCCGCGAAGTCGCGGAGCGCATCAAGGTCGCGCGCGACTTCGGCGACCTTTCGGAAAACTCGGAGTACGAAGAGGCGAAGAACGAGCAGGCGTTCGTCGAGGGTCGCATCATGACCCTCGAAAAGCTCCTGCGCAACGCCCGCATCGTGGCGGAGGACGAGGTGAACCCGTCGGAGGTCAACCTCGGTTCCCGGGTTCGCTTGCGTGACGTCGAAACCGGCGAGGAGATGGAGTACACCATCGTCGGCTCGAATGAGGCCGATCCCGCCCAGCTGCGAATTTCGTACCAGTCGCCCGTCGGCCAGGCCGTGTTCGGCCACCGCGCCGGCGACGTCGTCGAGGTTCGCCTGCCCGGCGGCGTGGCCCGCTACGAGATCCTGAAGGTGGAGCGGTGA
- a CDS encoding shikimate dehydrogenase produces the protein MAGHFAFLLHPLDVSDVARKFPFLERHVPGRWLEAIMPYAPPIYTSHITGIRSPHNTAEGHFISVPLTPRLMLGLPERQVLRKLIAAGRMAERLGARILGLGAFTAVVGNAGRDLADALDIAVTTGNSYTAATGIEALGLGAEAMGIRLEEAEAAIVGATGSIGRVCALLLAPRVRNLTLVGRDEQKLEVLAEEVLRETGVQARISTDLHQALIRADAAITVSSAIDAIVHPEDLKPGAVICDIARPRDVSRLVAEKRDDVLVIEGGIVEVPGDVDFHFNFGLPERMCLACMAETMMLALEERYEDYTLGRDYSLEKVEETMALARKHGFRVAGLRSFERALSDDEVARIRANAMRKRAALAAAAGS, from the coding sequence TTGGCCGGCCATTTCGCGTTTCTGCTGCACCCTCTGGACGTTTCCGACGTGGCCAGGAAGTTCCCGTTCCTCGAACGTCACGTGCCCGGGCGCTGGCTTGAGGCCATCATGCCGTACGCGCCGCCGATCTACACGTCGCACATCACCGGCATCCGCTCGCCGCACAACACGGCGGAGGGGCACTTCATCTCCGTGCCGCTCACGCCGCGGCTCATGCTCGGGCTGCCGGAGCGCCAGGTGTTGAGGAAGCTCATCGCCGCCGGCCGCATGGCCGAGAGGCTGGGCGCCCGCATCCTGGGGCTGGGCGCCTTCACGGCCGTCGTGGGCAACGCCGGCCGCGACCTCGCCGACGCGCTCGACATCGCCGTCACCACCGGGAACAGCTACACGGCCGCCACGGGGATCGAAGCCCTCGGCCTCGGCGCGGAGGCGATGGGCATCCGCCTGGAGGAGGCGGAGGCCGCCATCGTCGGCGCCACCGGCTCCATCGGACGCGTGTGCGCCCTGCTTCTCGCGCCGCGCGTGCGAAACCTCACGCTCGTCGGCCGCGACGAACAAAAGCTTGAAGTCCTTGCGGAGGAGGTGCTGCGGGAGACCGGCGTGCAGGCGCGCATTTCCACGGACCTGCACCAGGCGCTCATCCGTGCGGACGCAGCCATCACCGTCTCCAGCGCCATCGACGCCATCGTCCACCCGGAGGATCTCAAGCCCGGCGCCGTCATCTGCGACATCGCCCGGCCGCGCGACGTCTCCAGGCTCGTCGCCGAGAAGCGCGACGACGTCCTCGTGATCGAGGGCGGCATCGTCGAGGTTCCGGGCGACGTCGACTTCCACTTCAACTTCGGCCTGCCGGAACGAATGTGCCTCGCCTGCATGGCGGAGACGATGATGCTCGCGCTTGAGGAACGGTACGAGGACTACACGCTGGGCCGCGACTATTCGCTGGAGAAGGTCGAGGAGACGATGGCGCTCGCCCGCAAGCACGGCTTCCGCGTCGCGGGCCTGCGGAGCTTCGAACGGGCCCTTTCGGACGACGAGGTGGCGCGCATCCGCGCCAACGCCATGCGGAAGAGGGCCGCGCTCGCGGCGGCGGCCGGCTCTTGA
- a CDS encoding bifunctional nuclease family protein, whose protein sequence is MQTMQILSIGQIEEGQDHILLLKETDGPRILPMVIGPYEAASIALGMERAAAPRPLTHDLLLHVIGRLGGELQRVVIHDVRNETYICQLEIQTERGILEIDCRPSDAIAVAVRAGVPIIVTEDVLEASAVVPDED, encoded by the coding sequence ATGCAAACCATGCAGATTCTGAGCATTGGACAGATTGAAGAGGGCCAGGATCACATTCTCCTTCTTAAGGAAACGGACGGTCCGCGCATCCTGCCCATGGTGATCGGCCCGTACGAGGCTGCCTCCATCGCTCTGGGCATGGAGCGCGCCGCCGCGCCGCGCCCGCTGACGCACGACCTGCTCCTCCACGTCATCGGACGTCTCGGCGGGGAACTGCAACGTGTCGTCATCCATGACGTGCGCAATGAAACTTATATTTGCCAGCTTGAAATTCAAACTGAACGCGGAATCCTCGAAATCGACTGCCGCCCGAGTGACGCCATCGCCGTCGCGGTGCGGGCAGGTGTGCCGATCATCGTGACCGAAGATGTACTGGAGGCGTCGGCCGTCGTCCCGGATGAGGACTGA
- a CDS encoding DUF2520 domain-containing protein: protein MHAPASLRVGIAGAGRVAHALAPHLVAAGHEVAVVLSRRPERAAALAGALPGGPVAAGLPPEAPAGPDSLPRVDWWFLAVRDDAIAEVDRRLDEAGAYRGARMATHTSGAWSAGLLRRARARGLSVASLHPLFSIAGTAPASLRGLRFTLEGDEEAVEVVGRWLEDLGARWGRVRSDDKAAYHAAACIAANYVVALMDAAERILARAGLPEEETRAAVAGLARSALENAASLGPVAALTGPIARGDAATVAAHLKALAGAEPELLDLYVALARYTVGLARRQARASARSPGEADLDAIEDLLPPAPARSTGANPDEEGERA, encoded by the coding sequence GTGCACGCTCCCGCTTCCTTGCGTGTCGGCATCGCCGGTGCCGGCCGGGTCGCGCACGCGCTCGCTCCGCACTTGGTCGCGGCCGGCCACGAGGTGGCCGTCGTCCTGAGCCGGCGGCCGGAGCGCGCGGCGGCGCTGGCCGGAGCGCTGCCCGGCGGCCCGGTCGCGGCCGGGCTCCCGCCAGAGGCTCCGGCCGGCCCGGATTCGCTCCCGCGCGTCGACTGGTGGTTCCTGGCCGTGCGGGACGACGCCATCGCGGAGGTCGACCGCCGCCTGGACGAGGCGGGCGCGTATCGCGGCGCCCGGATGGCGACGCACACCAGCGGCGCCTGGAGCGCGGGCCTCCTCCGGCGCGCGCGCGCCCGCGGGCTGTCCGTGGCCTCGCTGCACCCGCTGTTCAGCATCGCCGGGACGGCGCCGGCGTCGCTCAGGGGCCTGCGGTTCACCCTGGAGGGCGACGAGGAGGCCGTGGAGGTCGTCGGGCGTTGGCTCGAGGACCTGGGAGCCCGTTGGGGGCGCGTCCGTTCGGACGACAAGGCCGCCTACCACGCCGCGGCGTGCATCGCGGCGAATTATGTCGTCGCGCTCATGGACGCCGCGGAGCGGATTCTCGCGCGCGCGGGCCTGCCGGAAGAGGAGACGCGCGCGGCCGTGGCCGGCCTGGCGCGTTCGGCGCTTGAGAACGCGGCGTCGCTCGGCCCGGTGGCGGCGTTGACGGGACCCATCGCGCGGGGCGACGCGGCGACCGTCGCCGCCCACCTCAAGGCGCTCGCGGGCGCGGAACCGGAACTGCTTGACCTGTACGTCGCGCTCGCCCGCTACACCGTGGGGCTGGCCCGGCGGCAGGCGCGCGCCAGCGCGCGCAGCCCGGGAGAGGCGGACCTCGATGCCATCGAGGACCTTCTGCCGCCCGCCCCGGCCCGCTCCACGGGCGCCAATCCCGACGAAGAAGGTGAACGCGCGTGA
- the panB gene encoding 3-methyl-2-oxobutanoate hydroxymethyltransferase: MKARGERIVMVTAYDFPSAQCAQDAGVDIILVGDSLGNVVLGYDTTIPVRLEDMLRHVSAVTRAKGSAHVVCDMPFMTYQVSAEEALRNAARLVQEGGAHSVKLEGGEAYAPTVRRLVEAGIPVMAHIGLTPQSVHQLGGYRVQGRSAEAARRLLHDALALQDAGAYSLVLEAVPWQLAGEITRRLRIPTIGIGAGAGCDGQVLVFHDLVGYSFGTPAKFVRAYANVREVVTDALRRYAEDVRGGAYPAETERYSMKDEEWRKLQAELRGEDERA, encoded by the coding sequence ATGAAGGCGCGCGGGGAACGCATCGTCATGGTGACCGCCTACGATTTCCCGTCCGCCCAGTGCGCGCAGGACGCCGGCGTGGACATCATCCTCGTCGGCGACTCCCTGGGCAACGTGGTGCTGGGCTACGACACGACGATCCCCGTGCGGCTGGAGGACATGCTCCGCCACGTGAGCGCCGTGACGCGGGCGAAGGGCTCGGCGCACGTCGTGTGCGACATGCCCTTCATGACGTACCAGGTCTCGGCCGAGGAGGCGCTGCGCAACGCCGCGCGGCTCGTGCAAGAAGGCGGGGCCCATTCGGTCAAGCTCGAGGGCGGCGAGGCCTACGCGCCGACGGTGCGCCGCCTCGTGGAAGCCGGCATTCCCGTGATGGCGCACATCGGCCTGACGCCGCAATCGGTGCACCAGCTGGGCGGCTACCGCGTGCAGGGCCGGTCGGCCGAGGCGGCGCGGAGGCTGCTGCACGACGCCCTCGCGCTGCAGGACGCGGGCGCGTACAGCCTCGTGCTGGAGGCCGTTCCGTGGCAGCTGGCCGGGGAGATCACGCGCCGGCTGCGCATCCCGACGATCGGCATCGGCGCGGGCGCGGGCTGCGACGGGCAGGTGCTCGTGTTTCACGACCTCGTCGGCTACTCGTTCGGGACGCCGGCGAAGTTCGTGCGCGCGTACGCGAATGTCCGCGAGGTCGTGACGGACGCGCTGCGGCGGTACGCGGAGGACGTGCGCGGGGGCGCCTATCCGGCCGAGACGGAGCGATACTCCATGAAGGACGAGGAGTGGCGGAAGCTGCAGGCCGAGCTGCGGGGGGAGGACGAGCGCGCGTGA
- a CDS encoding pantoate--beta-alanine ligase, producing MKVVRTIADVRAAVAEARGKGLTVGFVPTMGYFHEGHLSLMRKSVSENGFTVVSLYVNPLQFAPTEDLAQYPRDFERDVRMAGETGVDVLFAPDDAEMYPDGPEAHRTIVSVRGLNAVLCGRSRPTHFDGVTTVVSKLFHIVAPDRAYFGQKDYQQALIIRRMVRDLNIPVEIRVAPIVREPDGLAMSSRNAYLTPDERAAAPVLYRTLSQAAAMIRDGERDAGRIRSFLRDTIAAAPHARLDYAEVVDPDTLADVDVIDGPVLLAVACYFGRARLIDNMLVTP from the coding sequence GTGAAGGTGGTGCGCACCATCGCGGACGTGCGGGCGGCGGTGGCCGAAGCGCGCGGGAAGGGGCTCACGGTGGGCTTCGTGCCCACGATGGGCTACTTCCACGAGGGGCACCTGTCGCTGATGCGAAAGTCCGTGTCGGAGAACGGGTTCACGGTCGTGAGCCTGTACGTGAACCCGCTGCAGTTTGCGCCCACGGAGGACCTGGCCCAGTACCCTCGGGACTTCGAGCGCGACGTGCGCATGGCCGGCGAGACCGGCGTGGACGTGCTCTTCGCGCCCGACGACGCCGAGATGTACCCCGACGGGCCGGAGGCCCACCGCACCATCGTGTCGGTGCGCGGCCTGAACGCCGTCCTGTGCGGGCGCTCCCGGCCGACGCACTTCGACGGCGTCACCACCGTGGTCTCGAAGCTCTTTCACATCGTCGCGCCGGACCGGGCGTACTTCGGCCAGAAGGACTACCAGCAGGCGCTCATCATCCGGCGCATGGTGCGGGACCTGAACATCCCGGTCGAGATCCGCGTGGCGCCGATCGTTCGCGAGCCGGACGGTCTCGCGATGAGCTCCCGCAACGCCTACCTCACGCCCGACGAGCGCGCCGCCGCGCCCGTGCTCTACCGCACCCTCTCCCAGGCCGCGGCCATGATCCGCGACGGTGAGCGGGACGCGGGGCGGATCCGCTCGTTCCTGCGAGACACCATCGCCGCGGCGCCGCACGCGCGGCTGGACTACGCGGAAGTCGTCGACCCGGATACCCTCGCGGACGTCGACGTCATCGACGGGCCGGTCCTCCTGGCCGTCGCGTGCTACTTCGGGCGGGCGCGCCTGATCGACAACATGCTGGTCACGCCGTGA
- a CDS encoding biotin--[acetyl-CoA-carboxylase] ligase: MTGSPSLRAYLGLGSNLGRREAYLAAAAARLTACGVRVTAVSRVYETRPQDVDAPQPDFLNAVVEVEWDGEPEALLRLALDVEALYGRVRPAQGSARGPAPRTLDIDLLLVAGAGDALVLRAGPELTLPHPRLRDRAFALRPLLDVVPPEPAAGWLGADIARRAEELAAVQGVREWGPFPDWEPDAYTPGSLAPATPPRHVGTAFRCLAATGSTNDVAREWAAAGAPAGAVVVADAQTRGRGRRRPGWHTPPGGALALSLVLRPAWPAGRLTLLPLAAGVAVARAAGRAAAVRCGLKWPNDVLVRGRKLAGILVEVLGPDPAAAGVVLGIGVNLNLPLHRFPPDVRERATSLLHESGGPVRRPAFARELLSELDVWIDALDREPDAVLAAWRGLSVTLGREVEVVHGAETVRGKAVDVDATGALILETASGERRLVAGEVTA; the protein is encoded by the coding sequence GTGACCGGTAGCCCCTCCCTGCGCGCGTACCTGGGCCTCGGCTCGAACCTCGGGCGGCGGGAGGCGTACCTGGCGGCGGCCGCCGCGCGCCTGACGGCCTGCGGAGTGCGCGTGACCGCGGTCTCGCGCGTCTACGAAACGCGCCCGCAAGACGTGGACGCGCCGCAGCCCGACTTCCTCAACGCGGTCGTCGAGGTCGAGTGGGACGGGGAGCCGGAAGCGCTGCTGCGGCTGGCGCTGGACGTGGAGGCGCTGTACGGCCGCGTGCGGCCCGCACAAGGGAGCGCGCGCGGGCCGGCGCCGAGGACGCTGGACATCGACCTGCTGCTGGTCGCCGGTGCCGGGGATGCCCTCGTTCTGCGGGCGGGACCCGAGTTGACCCTGCCGCACCCGCGGCTCCGCGACCGCGCCTTCGCCCTGCGGCCGCTGTTGGACGTCGTTCCGCCGGAACCGGCGGCGGGCTGGCTCGGCGCCGATATCGCGCGGCGCGCGGAGGAGCTCGCGGCGGTCCAGGGCGTGCGCGAGTGGGGCCCGTTTCCGGACTGGGAACCGGACGCGTACACACCCGGGTCGCTCGCGCCGGCGACGCCGCCGCGCCACGTCGGCACGGCCTTCCGTTGCCTGGCCGCCACCGGCTCGACGAACGACGTCGCGCGGGAGTGGGCCGCCGCCGGCGCGCCGGCCGGCGCGGTCGTCGTGGCCGACGCCCAGACGCGCGGCCGCGGCCGGCGCCGCCCGGGCTGGCACACGCCGCCCGGCGGCGCGCTCGCGCTGTCCCTGGTGCTGCGGCCCGCGTGGCCGGCCGGGCGGCTCACGCTCCTGCCCCTCGCGGCGGGCGTGGCCGTGGCGCGCGCCGCCGGGCGCGCCGCGGCCGTGCGCTGCGGGTTGAAGTGGCCCAACGACGTCCTCGTGCGCGGGCGCAAGCTCGCCGGCATCCTCGTCGAGGTCCTCGGCCCCGATCCGGCCGCAGCCGGCGTGGTCCTCGGCATCGGCGTGAACCTGAACCTGCCGCTTCACCGCTTCCCGCCGGACGTGCGCGAGCGCGCGACGTCGCTCCTGCACGAGTCCGGCGGGCCCGTCCGCCGGCCCGCGTTCGCCCGGGAGCTGCTCTCGGAACTCGACGTCTGGATCGACGCCCTCGACCGCGAACCGGACGCCGTCCTCGCCGCCTGGCGAGGGCTCTCCGTGACGCTGGGCCGCGAGGTGGAGGTGGTCCACGGCGCGGAAACGGTGCGCGGCAAGGCGGTCGACGTCGACGCGACGGGCGCCCTGATCCTCGAGACGGCCTCCGGGGAGCGGCGGCTCGTCGCCGGCGAGGTCACGGCGTGA
- the folP gene encoding dihydropteroate synthase, with protein sequence MRDAKLDKPSTGLEFRWGERTYVMGILNVTPDSFSDGGRYLDPAAALAHARQMVADGADIIDVGGESTAPGAEPVPLEEELARVLPVIEALAAELPVPISVDTYKAEVARRAVAAGARIVNDVRALRGDPDMAAAVAETGAHVILLHHGEPRDGGDVTDMLLRDFEEMVARAERAGISREKIWLDPGFGFGKGAETNLALTRELAALRALGRPLVYGPSRKRTLGLVTGLPAAERDEATAGLAALAATQGADVVRVHNVRMTSRAVRMVDAVCRGWPAPLSDAIRLTGMRFVADHGAYPEERGAPQPFVVDVRLYGDWRRAAGSDDLAQAVDYAAVWREVAAVVEGPRHNLLESLAEAIAARLLARFPVSRAWVRVHKPRAPLGGPVNDVAVEVVRSRDR encoded by the coding sequence ATGAGGGACGCGAAGCTGGACAAGCCATCGACAGGACTGGAATTCCGCTGGGGCGAGCGCACGTACGTCATGGGCATCCTGAACGTCACGCCGGACTCGTTCTCGGACGGGGGCCGGTATCTGGATCCCGCCGCGGCCCTGGCGCACGCGCGGCAGATGGTGGCCGACGGGGCCGACATCATCGACGTCGGCGGCGAATCGACGGCGCCGGGCGCGGAACCGGTGCCGCTGGAAGAAGAGCTGGCGCGCGTGCTGCCGGTGATCGAGGCGCTGGCGGCGGAGCTTCCGGTGCCGATCTCCGTCGACACCTACAAGGCGGAGGTGGCGCGGCGGGCCGTCGCCGCCGGCGCCCGCATCGTCAACGACGTCCGCGCGCTGCGCGGCGATCCGGACATGGCCGCGGCGGTGGCGGAGACGGGTGCCCACGTGATCCTCCTGCACCACGGGGAGCCGCGCGACGGCGGGGACGTGACGGACATGCTGCTGCGCGACTTCGAGGAGATGGTCGCGCGGGCGGAGCGCGCCGGCATCTCGCGTGAGAAGATCTGGCTCGACCCCGGCTTCGGGTTCGGGAAGGGCGCGGAGACGAACCTGGCGCTCACGCGGGAGCTTGCCGCCCTCCGCGCCCTGGGCCGGCCGCTCGTCTACGGCCCCTCGCGCAAGCGCACACTGGGGCTCGTCACGGGACTGCCCGCGGCGGAGCGCGACGAAGCGACGGCCGGCCTGGCCGCGCTGGCCGCGACGCAGGGGGCGGACGTCGTCCGCGTGCACAACGTCCGGATGACGTCGAGGGCCGTGCGCATGGTCGACGCCGTCTGCCGCGGCTGGCCGGCTCCCCTCTCCGACGCCATCCGCCTCACCGGCATGCGCTTCGTCGCCGACCACGGCGCCTACCCGGAGGAGCGCGGCGCGCCCCAGCCGTTCGTCGTCGACGTGCGGCTGTACGGCGACTGGCGACGCGCCGCGGGGAGTGACGACCTCGCCCAGGCCGTGGACTACGCCGCCGTCTGGCGGGAGGTGGCGGCCGTGGTGGAGGGGCCGCGCCACAACCTCCTGGAGTCGCTGGCCGAGGCGATCGCCGCGCGGCTTCTGGCGCGGTTCCCGGTTTCTCGCGCGTGGGTGCGCGTGCACAAGCCCCGCGCGCCTCTCGGCGGCCCGGTGAACGACGTCGCCGTGGAGGTGGTCCGTTCCCGTGACCGGTAG
- a CDS encoding insulinase family protein, with translation MNASVERLERLGEILHRTELDCGLTVLVLPKPEFTKKFATFATRYGSVDRHFRTPDGEELVVPDGIAHFLEHQMFAKEYGDAFDRFSALGASANAFTSYTSTTYLFSSASRFSEAFDLLLDFVQEPYFTKAGVDKERGIIEQELRMYADTPYWRLFQQLRECLFVRHPFRIDIGGTVESIGRIDETLLLRCYRTFYHPSNMVVSVVGDVSPEDIVARVQASLDRHGGYARKSEIQRIFEPEPEHIHAPRAEARMAVARPLVAVGFKDRPGEVRGEELVRLEILSSIVLDAALGKGSPLYARLYEAGLIDHTFSASYLREATFGMTAVSGETDDPDRLVAALREGLAAFAEAGVDPDDFHRARNRLYGEAVADFDSPESIAHSLNRAHFLDVPLRAYFDALEAATPEDASARAREIFRDDALAVSIVLPSS, from the coding sequence GTGAACGCGTCCGTGGAACGCCTGGAGCGCCTGGGCGAGATCCTGCACCGGACGGAGCTCGACTGCGGCTTGACGGTGCTCGTCCTGCCCAAGCCGGAGTTCACCAAGAAGTTCGCCACGTTCGCGACGCGCTACGGATCCGTGGACCGTCACTTCCGCACGCCGGACGGCGAGGAGCTCGTCGTGCCGGACGGCATCGCGCACTTTCTGGAGCACCAGATGTTCGCGAAGGAGTACGGCGACGCGTTCGACCGCTTCTCCGCGCTGGGCGCGTCCGCGAACGCCTTCACCAGCTACACGTCCACGACGTATCTCTTCTCGTCGGCGTCGCGGTTTTCTGAAGCCTTCGACCTCCTCCTCGACTTCGTCCAGGAGCCGTACTTCACCAAGGCCGGCGTGGACAAGGAGCGCGGCATCATCGAGCAGGAGCTCCGCATGTACGCGGACACGCCGTACTGGCGCCTGTTCCAGCAGTTGCGGGAGTGCCTCTTCGTCCGCCACCCGTTCCGCATCGACATCGGGGGCACGGTCGAGTCCATCGGCCGGATCGACGAGACGCTTCTCCTGCGCTGCTACCGCACGTTCTACCACCCGTCGAACATGGTGGTGTCGGTGGTGGGCGACGTCTCGCCCGAGGACATCGTCGCGCGCGTCCAGGCGAGCCTCGACCGTCACGGCGGCTACGCGCGCAAGAGCGAGATCCAGCGCATCTTCGAGCCCGAACCGGAGCACATCCACGCGCCGCGAGCGGAGGCGCGCATGGCCGTGGCCCGGCCGCTCGTCGCCGTCGGCTTCAAGGACCGGCCGGGGGAGGTGCGGGGAGAGGAGCTCGTGCGCCTGGAGATCCTGTCGTCCATCGTGCTCGACGCCGCGCTGGGCAAGGGGAGCCCGCTCTACGCCCGGCTGTACGAGGCCGGTCTCATCGACCACACGTTCTCCGCGAGCTACCTGCGCGAGGCCACGTTCGGGATGACGGCCGTCTCCGGGGAGACGGACGACCCGGACCGCCTCGTGGCGGCGCTGCGCGAGGGTCTCGCGGCGTTCGCCGAAGCCGGGGTGGACCCGGACGACTTCCACCGCGCGCGCAACCGGCTGTACGGCGAGGCCGTGGCCGATTTCGACTCGCCGGAGTCGATCGCGCACTCGCTCAACCGCGCGCACTTCCTCGACGTCCCCCTGAGGGCGTACTTCGACGCCCTCGAAGCCGCGACGCCCGAGGACGCCTCCGCCCGCGCGAGGGAGATCTTCCGCGACGACGCCCTGGCCGTCTCGATCGTCCTGCCGTCTTCGTGA